One region of Bacterioplanoides sp. SCSIO 12839 genomic DNA includes:
- a CDS encoding radical SAM protein, whose amino-acid sequence MMSLFDYIEPVFRPPSEGKSLILQVTNGCSWNNCTFCDMYTQSQKKFRAKKEGEIIEELKEAAAIGPRFEKIFLADGDAMVLSSRKLITILEAIKQYTPWVKRVGAYCLPRNIRKKSVEELQQMRELGLGILYVGAESGDDEVLEFIKKGESYQSTLDALVKIKQADIKSSVMILNGMGGVKYSEQHARNSALLMNEAQPDFLSTLVVSYPIGDERVKEGFNGEYQLPDQMQLFKELRLLIDTLELENTVFRSDHASNYLPLKGNLGEDKAMMLAQLDEAMAGRIALRQEWQRGL is encoded by the coding sequence ATGATGAGTCTTTTCGATTATATTGAGCCCGTTTTTCGCCCACCTTCCGAAGGTAAATCCCTGATCCTTCAGGTAACCAATGGTTGCTCCTGGAATAACTGCACCTTCTGCGATATGTACACTCAGTCGCAGAAAAAATTCCGTGCAAAAAAAGAAGGCGAAATTATCGAGGAGCTGAAAGAGGCCGCCGCGATTGGCCCGCGCTTCGAAAAAATCTTCCTGGCCGATGGCGATGCCATGGTGCTGTCATCCCGCAAGCTGATCACCATTTTGGAAGCTATCAAGCAATACACGCCCTGGGTTAAGCGTGTTGGCGCGTATTGTTTACCTCGTAATATTCGTAAGAAGTCCGTCGAAGAGCTGCAGCAAATGCGTGAGCTTGGCTTGGGTATTCTGTATGTCGGTGCAGAAAGCGGCGACGATGAGGTACTGGAGTTCATCAAAAAGGGTGAAAGTTATCAATCCACTCTGGATGCGCTGGTTAAAATCAAACAGGCCGATATTAAATCCTCTGTGATGATCCTCAATGGCATGGGTGGCGTAAAGTACAGTGAGCAACATGCTCGCAATTCTGCGTTGCTGATGAATGAAGCGCAGCCGGATTTCCTTTCGACTCTGGTGGTAAGCTATCCAATCGGCGATGAGCGGGTAAAAGAAGGCTTTAATGGCGAATACCAGCTGCCGGATCAAATGCAGCTTTTTAAAGAGTTGCGCTTACTGATTGATACGCTTGAGCTGGAGAATACCGTGTTCCGTAGCGATCATGCGTCTAACTATCTGCCACTAAAAGGCAATCTTGGCGAAGATAAGGCCATGATGCTGGCGCAGCTGGATGAAGCAATGGCAGGGCGCATTGCCTTGCGGCAAGAGTGGCAGCGAGGTTTGTAA
- a CDS encoding DUF1285 domain-containing protein: MNLSSLEQQIGLEGSNQLPPVEKWHPELSGDMDMVIRKDGSWWHEGVKIEREKLTRLFASILRKEGEEFFILTPVEKWRIRVEDHPFVITMIESKDHHIEAITNTGDLLTIDAQHPLLLSQLGGESIPEMEVRNGLMARFSRNAFYDLAELATERGDGFYINSAGAEFKIG; this comes from the coding sequence ATGAATCTATCCAGCCTTGAGCAGCAAATCGGCCTGGAAGGCAGTAATCAACTCCCACCCGTTGAAAAATGGCACCCTGAGCTAAGTGGCGATATGGATATGGTGATCCGTAAAGACGGCTCGTGGTGGCATGAGGGGGTGAAGATCGAGAGAGAAAAGCTCACACGCCTATTTGCCAGTATTTTGCGCAAGGAAGGTGAGGAGTTCTTTATTCTGACGCCGGTCGAAAAATGGCGAATTCGGGTGGAAGATCATCCCTTTGTCATCACCATGATCGAGTCGAAAGACCATCATATTGAAGCCATCACCAATACCGGTGACCTGCTGACTATTGATGCGCAGCATCCATTATTGCTGTCACAACTGGGCGGTGAATCCATTCCTGAGATGGAAGTGCGAAATGGCCTGATGGCGCGCTTCTCACGCAATGCTTTTTACGATCTGGCAGAGCTGGCGACTGAGAGGGGTGATGGGTTTTATATCAACTCAGCTGGGGCTGAATTTAAGATTGGCTAG